A genomic segment from Nostoc sp. ATCC 53789 encodes:
- a CDS encoding PAS domain-containing sensor histidine kinase encodes MESEENSISSEQIELINKVLAASTDHIYISDRQQRYLYASPAALAALGLQQDQLLGKTWQELGFPVDIMEVYDAQRKWVFQMGKSLRSEMSFPTVNGIRYYEYVVAPIWGNDGEIGAVINTGRDTTERKQAQEALRLLTEELEARVAARTQELTDLNQSLRLEIAQRQQAQQALEESEMRFQTLVDAMFEGIVIQEQEKIIDANPGFARMLGYTLEEVIGKSAVDFLTPESLAIFVHHIENEYELPYEITGIKKDGSLISLEVVGKQSIYQGRSVRVSAARDITERKQAQEKIYEQAALIDVSTDAIFVCDLKKHILFWNQGAENLYGWTADENFGKKADKIFYRERLSQLDLGLAATIEHGFWQGELEQITKTGKEIIVASRWTLVQNQFGQTQSILIVNTDITEKKLLEQQFLRAQRLESIGTLASGIAHDLNNLLSPILMSLELLEKKFSDPQTQPLLKMLYTNVQRGADLIKQVLSFAKGVSSKRIIFQLKHIVAEIQYIIQQTFPKSIEFTTEFPLDLWSVYADPTQLQQVLMNLCINARDAMPYGGSLKISAANQFIDEFSAQKYFEAKVGYYVTVSVIDTGIGIAPEVLERIFEPFFTTKEIGKGTGLGLSTVMGIVKTYGGFINVESSVGQGSRFEIYFPAFTDTQQQQPLTEDYELLKGNGEVVLVVDDELSLQQIIQTSLLNYNYQMLSANNGVEAISVYVEHKNKISAALIDLMMPDMDGIITICTLQKINPHLKIIAMSGLATNEKIAEATSAGIKAFLPKPFTLSELLTTLSLLLNQD; translated from the coding sequence ATGGAAAGCGAAGAAAACTCTATTTCTTCAGAACAGATAGAACTAATAAATAAAGTTTTGGCAGCTTCCACAGATCATATATATATTAGTGATCGCCAGCAACGCTATCTTTATGCCAGTCCAGCAGCACTAGCAGCTTTAGGATTACAACAAGATCAATTGCTAGGTAAAACTTGGCAAGAGTTAGGATTTCCGGTTGACATCATGGAAGTATATGATGCTCAACGCAAATGGGTATTTCAGATGGGAAAATCTCTTAGAAGTGAAATGAGTTTCCCAACAGTGAATGGTATCAGGTACTACGAATACGTAGTTGCCCCTATCTGGGGAAATGATGGAGAAATTGGGGCAGTCATCAATACTGGTAGAGACACTACTGAACGCAAGCAGGCTCAAGAGGCATTGCGTTTGCTAACGGAGGAACTGGAAGCTAGAGTGGCGGCAAGAACTCAGGAGTTAACTGATCTTAACCAATCTCTGCGTCTAGAAATTGCACAACGCCAACAAGCACAACAGGCATTAGAAGAAAGCGAAATGCGATTTCAGACTTTGGTGGATGCCATGTTTGAAGGCATTGTTATTCAGGAACAGGAGAAAATTATTGATGCCAATCCTGGATTTGCTAGAATGCTTGGTTATACTTTAGAGGAAGTGATTGGCAAATCAGCAGTCGATTTTCTTACGCCCGAATCGCTAGCAATTTTTGTGCATCATATTGAGAATGAATATGAATTGCCTTATGAAATAACTGGCATAAAAAAAGATGGCTCGTTGATTTCATTAGAGGTGGTGGGTAAGCAAAGCATTTATCAAGGACGAAGTGTACGAGTCTCGGCAGCAAGAGATATTACAGAACGCAAACAAGCACAAGAAAAGATTTACGAACAGGCTGCCTTAATTGATGTTTCTACCGATGCCATTTTTGTCTGTGATTTGAAAAAGCATATTCTTTTTTGGAATCAAGGGGCTGAGAATTTGTATGGTTGGACAGCAGATGAAAATTTTGGGAAAAAAGCCGATAAAATATTTTATAGAGAAAGGTTATCCCAACTCGATCTAGGTCTTGCCGCTACTATCGAACATGGTTTTTGGCAAGGTGAGTTAGAGCAAATTACCAAAACGGGCAAAGAAATTATTGTTGCTAGTCGCTGGACACTGGTACAAAATCAATTTGGACAAACCCAATCTATCCTCATAGTTAACACTGATATTACGGAGAAAAAACTGCTAGAGCAACAATTTCTCCGCGCTCAACGATTGGAAAGTATTGGAACATTAGCTAGTGGAATCGCTCATGACCTAAACAATCTTCTCTCACCCATATTAATGTCCTTAGAATTGTTAGAGAAGAAATTTTCTGATCCGCAAACTCAGCCATTGCTCAAGATGTTATATACTAATGTTCAGCGTGGGGCTGATTTAATTAAACAAGTATTATCTTTTGCTAAAGGTGTATCGAGCAAGCGCATCATTTTCCAGCTCAAGCACATAGTCGCTGAAATTCAGTACATTATCCAACAGACATTTCCCAAGTCAATTGAATTTACTACTGAATTCCCTCTAGATTTATGGTCTGTCTATGCAGACCCCACCCAATTACAACAAGTACTGATGAATTTGTGCATTAACGCTCGTGATGCTATGCCTTATGGCGGTTCTTTGAAAATTTCTGCTGCCAATCAGTTTATTGACGAATTCTCTGCTCAAAAGTATTTTGAGGCAAAAGTTGGTTATTATGTTACGGTTTCCGTTATCGATACTGGTATTGGAATTGCCCCCGAAGTATTAGAACGAATTTTTGAGCCATTTTTTACAACTAAAGAAATTGGTAAAGGAACAGGTTTAGGGCTGTCAACAGTTATGGGAATTGTCAAAACTTATGGCGGATTCATAAATGTTGAAAGCTCAGTGGGTCAAGGTAGCAGATTTGAAATATATTTTCCAGCATTCACAGATACACAACAGCAACAACCATTAACAGAGGATTATGAACTACTTAAGGGTAATGGAGAGGTTGTTTTAGTTGTAGATGATGAACTCTCGCTTCAACAAATTATTCAAACATCGCTTTTAAATTATAACTATCAAATGTTAAGTGCTAATAATGGTGTTGAGGCAATCTCAGTATATGTTGAACATAAAAATAAAATTAGTGCAGCGTTAATAGATTTAATGATGCCTGATATGGATGGCATCATAACTATTTGCACTTTACAAAAAATTAATCCACATCTCAAAATTATTGCTATGAGTGGCCTAGCTACCAATGAAAAAATAGCTGAGGCTACTAGCGCTGGTATCAAAGCGTTTTTACCGAAACCCTTTACATTATCAGAGTTGTTAACAACTTTATCTTTGCTATTAAATCAAGATTGA
- a CDS encoding CRISPR-associated endonuclease Cas1: MRLNPNLGYWHQTHHQTKGLMTDLTTKFQILAIACVKTVLNRGYVTPKDFSKCWDENTLPLVAAQAITRAYQVKMATEISYPQIKIKCTYEDLFYIQGKQLILYLQGQIQAYYSPDLK; encoded by the coding sequence ATTCGGCTAAACCCTAATCTTGGTTACTGGCATCAAACCCATCACCAAACCAAGGGACTAATGACCGATCTAACTACAAAATTCCAAATCTTAGCGATCGCCTGCGTGAAGACTGTTTTGAATCGTGGCTATGTCACACCGAAGGATTTTAGTAAATGCTGGGATGAAAACACACTGCCGCTCGTTGCAGCCCAAGCAATTACCCGTGCTTACCAAGTCAAGATGGCTACGGAAATTAGCTACCCCCAGATCAAAATCAAATGTACTTATGAAGACCTGTTTTACATCCAAGGAAAACAATTAATCTTGTATTTACAAGGACAGATTCAAGCATATTACTCTCCTGACTTAAAATAA
- a CDS encoding ATP-binding protein — protein MKQKKKLVDIHEGIENTLLILHHRWKNNSIGLDISIVKEYGDLPLLDCYPGQLNQVFMNVLTNAIDALEESMSNLKTTDKQPQIIIRTEILDKKLVVIRIADNGLGMEEDVRKRLFDPFFTTKQVGKGTGLGLSISYQIVVEKHGGILNCLSEPGKGTEFWIEIPI, from the coding sequence ATGAAGCAGAAAAAAAAACTAGTTGACATTCATGAAGGAATCGAAAATACACTATTGATTTTGCATCATCGCTGGAAAAACAATAGTATTGGATTGGATATATCTATTGTTAAAGAGTATGGAGATTTACCCTTACTTGATTGTTATCCTGGGCAGCTTAATCAAGTATTTATGAATGTTTTGACTAATGCAATCGATGCTTTAGAAGAATCAATGAGCAATTTAAAAACAACTGATAAACAACCACAAATTATAATTCGCACTGAAATTTTAGATAAAAAACTTGTTGTAATCCGAATTGCTGATAACGGATTAGGGATGGAGGAAGACGTTAGAAAACGGTTATTTGATCCCTTTTTCACAACAAAACAGGTGGGTAAGGGAACAGGGCTAGGACTGTCAATTAGCTACCAAATTGTAGTAGAAAAACATGGTGGAATTTTGAATTGCTTATCAGAACCAGGGAAAGGCACAGAGTTTTGGATTGAAATTCCAATTTAA
- a CDS encoding cadherin-like domain-containing protein, whose product MADPNFKDPITNPFGLTGVTLSSKPTLADIDGDGDLDAFVGNFYGNTAFYRNTGTTAAPSFTFEANNPFGLTNVGNVADPTFADIDSDGDLDAFVGSGDGNTRFYRNTGTSAAPSFTFEATNPFGLTNVGLSAKPTFADIDNDGDLDVFVGSQNNGISFYRNTGTTAAPNFTLEGTNPFGLANEFVASPAFADIDNDGDLDAFVGTFTTTAKFYRNTGNAGTPIFTFEATNPFGLTSVGNISSPTFADIDGDGDVDAFVGNVSGNTVFFENNNAPTGSPTATLSNTAEDTAINITAADLLAGFSDLDGDTLSVINLTATNGALVDNLNGTYTFTPNANFNGAVNLTYDVTDGTATLNGQTQTFSVTPVNDAPTGSPTATLSNTPEDTAINITAADLLAGFSDLDGDTLSVANLTATNGALVNNNNGTYTFTPTANFNGAVNLTYNVTDGTATLTGQTRSFSVTPVNDAPVAVDDSVSTFFGTTVNIAVSSLLANDSDVDSTGLSITGVSDATNGTAVLNNNGTASNTADDFVSFTPNLLFFGNASFNYTLSDGSLNDTATVTVAVGLNLFGTNFADNLIGTIGNDIINGGNGNDTIYGGAGDDSLFGENGNDILYGDGLMDGGAGNDTLNGGNGDDTLYGGGGSDRLYGGNGNDLLYGGLSSDTLTGNNGNDTFAFAAGEGTDTITDFTKGNDLIGLYNGLSFGQLSFSASNIKVTSTNEILATLTGINTTTLTAADFVTL is encoded by the coding sequence ATGGCTGACCCTAATTTTAAGGACCCAATTACCAACCCCTTCGGACTGACGGGTGTAACACTTTCTTCTAAACCCACCTTAGCCGATATCGATGGCGATGGAGACTTGGATGCTTTTGTGGGGAATTTTTACGGCAATACCGCGTTCTACCGCAACACTGGAACTACTGCTGCTCCCAGCTTCACCTTTGAAGCCAACAATCCCTTCGGACTGACGAATGTAGGGAACGTTGCTGACCCCACCTTTGCCGATATCGATAGCGATGGGGACTTGGATGCTTTTGTGGGTAGTGGTGATGGCAATACCCGGTTCTACCGCAACACTGGAACTTCGGCTGCTCCCAGCTTCACCTTTGAAGCCACCAATCCCTTCGGACTGACGAATGTGGGACTTTCTGCTAAACCCACCTTTGCCGATATCGATAACGATGGAGACTTGGATGTTTTTGTGGGTAGTCAGAACAACGGTATCAGCTTCTACCGCAACACTGGAACTACTGCTGCTCCCAATTTCACCCTTGAAGGCACTAACCCCTTCGGACTGGCGAATGAGTTTGTAGCTTCACCCGCCTTTGCCGATATCGATAACGATGGGGACTTGGATGCTTTTGTGGGTACTTTCACGACCACTGCCAAGTTCTACCGCAACACTGGAAATGCCGGGACTCCCATCTTCACCTTTGAAGCCACCAACCCCTTCGGACTGACGAGTGTGGGTAATATTTCTTCACCCACCTTTGCCGATATCGATGGTGATGGGGACGTGGATGCTTTTGTGGGTAATGTTAGCGGCAATACCGTGTTCTTCGAGAATAACAATGCGCCCACTGGTTCACCCACAGCCACGTTAAGCAACACCGCCGAAGATACAGCCATTAATATTACTGCGGCTGACTTGTTAGCAGGATTCAGCGATCTGGATGGTGATACCCTCTCCGTTATTAACTTAACTGCGACTAACGGTGCATTGGTGGACAACTTGAATGGGACTTATACCTTCACTCCAAATGCTAACTTTAACGGCGCAGTTAATCTGACCTACGATGTCACTGATGGCACAGCAACCTTAAATGGACAAACTCAGACTTTCTCTGTAACCCCAGTTAACGATGCGCCAACAGGTTCACCCACTGCGACGTTAAGCAATACACCAGAAGATACAGCCATTAATATTACTGCGGCTGACTTGTTAGCAGGATTCAGCGATCTGGATGGTGATACCCTCTCTGTTGCCAACTTAACTGCGACTAACGGTGCATTGGTAAATAACAATAATGGGACTTATACCTTCACCCCAACTGCCAACTTTAATGGTGCAGTTAATCTCACCTACAATGTCACTGATGGCACAGCAACCTTAACTGGACAAACCCGCAGTTTCTCTGTCACCCCCGTTAATGATGCCCCTGTTGCTGTTGATGACAGTGTTTCCACATTCTTTGGTACTACTGTCAACATCGCAGTTAGTAGCCTACTGGCAAATGATAGCGATGTTGATAGCACCGGACTCAGCATCACTGGTGTCAGCGATGCTACCAACGGTACTGCTGTCCTGAACAATAACGGCACAGCCAGCAACACCGCAGATGATTTCGTTTCCTTTACACCAAATCTTCTGTTCTTTGGCAATGCCAGCTTTAACTACACCCTCAGCGATGGTAGCCTGAATGATACTGCTACGGTGACTGTGGCTGTCGGTCTGAACCTGTTTGGCACTAATTTTGCTGATAACCTGATTGGCACCATCGGTAACGACATCATCAACGGCGGCAATGGCAACGATACCATCTACGGCGGCGCAGGTGATGATAGCCTCTTTGGCGAGAATGGTAACGACATCTTGTATGGCGATGGCCTGATGGATGGCGGCGCGGGTAATGATACCCTCAACGGTGGTAATGGCGATGATACCCTCTACGGGGGTGGCGGTAGCGATCGCCTTTACGGCGGCAATGGCAACGATCTCCTCTATGGTGGTCTTAGCAGCGATACCCTCACTGGTAACAATGGTAATGATACATTTGCCTTTGCGGCTGGGGAAGGTACTGATACCATTACTGATTTCACTAAGGGCAATGATTTAATCGGACTTTACAATGGTTTGAGCTTTGGGCAACTGAGTTTCTCAGCTAGCAATATCAAAGTGACTTCCACGAATGAAATTTTGGCGACGCTGACAGGTATTAATACTACGACGCTGACTGCTGCTGATTTCGTAACCCTTTAA
- a CDS encoding TIGR03032 family protein: MQTPVSAPSGLEINASEQFGSWLCQQNLSLAFTTYQTNRLFFVSSQANGQLKLNERLFDKPMGLYLAGKSLYMTTRYQLWHFDNFLGNGEKYKEADHLYVPRTAYTTGDVNAHEVVLDDAGKVIFVNTDFSCLATLSPDYNFVPLWQPPFISKLVAEDRCHLNGLAMVEGKPAYVTACSTTDTAAGWRNHRHDGGVVIDVAQNEIIATGLSMPHSPRWYQGKLWLLNSGTGELGYIEKRQFHPITFCPGFVRGLAFWQNFAFVGLSQLRSQTFTGLTLENRLSSQGNRPQCGLMVIDLQTGTALHWLYFQGVIEELFDVVVLPGVLQPQAIGLQSDEIQRLVRFPNSGGIVTTKPTAKRPSLGATPPVAGLPTQQITPLNPPEDWGETRQSSSLPFTRGGLGWGNPKTNSEAAFSSGNQIRYQRVYHLNSSNALEYNHLTYPSLQKRWQTQPPQGELTGLSASVDGAIVGFAISERLNPQQAEIISLFVLPEYRSQGIGTKLVAYLEQELAQQGCIEITLSYSTSTLTNVALEPLLQKLHWQPPQINLVLGKTATEKIAQAPWLNKYPLPPAFEVFPWLDAGLSLPPNVEAHRLEPLNSLGLRYRGEVIGWVLTHRVAPDTIRYTTFSIAQAFEKRGRGVWLLAEAIRRQVDSGVPYLTGSVSHRYPRLLKFVERHLTPYLTGVGEVRQTSKLINPTFESREN, encoded by the coding sequence ATGCAAACCCCTGTTTCTGCCCCTAGTGGACTAGAAATCAACGCTTCTGAGCAATTCGGCTCTTGGCTATGCCAGCAAAATCTCAGCTTGGCATTCACAACCTATCAAACCAACCGCCTTTTTTTCGTTAGTAGCCAAGCGAACGGACAGCTCAAGCTCAACGAAAGACTATTCGACAAACCAATGGGGCTATATCTAGCAGGCAAAAGCCTCTACATGACTACCCGCTACCAACTCTGGCATTTTGATAACTTCTTGGGGAATGGCGAAAAGTACAAGGAAGCAGATCACCTCTATGTCCCCCGCACCGCTTACACCACAGGCGATGTCAACGCCCATGAAGTAGTCTTAGACGATGCTGGAAAAGTGATTTTTGTCAATACCGACTTTAGTTGTTTAGCCACCCTCAGCCCAGACTACAACTTTGTCCCCTTATGGCAACCGCCCTTCATCTCCAAACTCGTCGCCGAAGATCGTTGTCATCTCAATGGGTTAGCAATGGTAGAGGGCAAACCCGCTTATGTCACTGCCTGTAGTACCACAGATACAGCTGCCGGGTGGCGTAATCATCGCCATGATGGGGGAGTCGTCATCGACGTTGCCCAAAATGAAATCATCGCCACAGGCTTATCCATGCCCCATTCTCCCCGTTGGTATCAGGGGAAATTATGGTTACTTAATTCTGGAACCGGGGAATTAGGCTACATCGAAAAGCGTCAATTCCATCCCATCACCTTCTGCCCTGGATTTGTGCGTGGATTAGCCTTTTGGCAAAACTTCGCCTTTGTGGGACTATCTCAACTACGTTCCCAGACTTTTACCGGATTAACCCTAGAAAACCGCTTAAGTTCCCAAGGAAATCGCCCCCAGTGTGGCTTAATGGTAATTGACTTGCAGACAGGCACAGCCCTGCACTGGCTATATTTTCAGGGAGTAATTGAAGAACTATTTGATGTTGTAGTTCTGCCTGGGGTGCTACAACCCCAAGCAATTGGTTTACAGTCAGACGAAATTCAGCGCCTAGTCAGATTTCCCAACAGTGGCGGCATTGTCACCACCAAACCCACCGCCAAACGTCCCAGTTTAGGTGCAACCCCCCCCGTCGCTGGTTTACCCACACAACAAATTACCCCCCTTAATCCCCCCGAAGATTGGGGGGAAACCAGACAATCTAGTTCCCTCCCCTTTACAAGGGGAGGGTTAGGGTGGGGTAATCCGAAGACTAATAGTGAGGCAGCCTTTTCAAGCGGGAATCAAATCCGTTACCAACGGGTGTATCACCTCAACAGCAGCAACGCCCTCGAATACAATCACCTCACCTATCCGAGCCTGCAAAAACGCTGGCAAACTCAACCGCCCCAAGGCGAATTAACTGGGCTTTCTGCTTCGGTAGACGGTGCAATAGTTGGCTTTGCCATCAGCGAACGTTTAAACCCCCAACAAGCCGAAATCATCTCCTTATTTGTCTTACCCGAATACCGTAGTCAAGGAATTGGCACAAAGTTAGTCGCCTATTTAGAACAAGAATTAGCCCAACAGGGATGTATTGAAATCACCCTCAGCTATTCAACCAGTACACTTACCAATGTCGCTTTAGAACCGCTACTGCAAAAGCTACATTGGCAACCACCCCAAATTAACTTGGTGCTTGGCAAAACCGCTACAGAAAAAATTGCCCAAGCCCCTTGGTTAAACAAGTATCCCCTACCTCCAGCCTTTGAGGTGTTTCCTTGGTTAGATGCCGGTTTATCCCTGCCACCTAATGTCGAGGCACACCGCTTAGAACCCCTAAATAGCTTGGGATTGCGCTATCGGGGGGAGGTAATTGGTTGGGTATTAACCCATCGGGTGGCACCTGACACAATTCGCTACACCACTTTTTCAATTGCACAAGCATTTGAGAAGCGGGGGCGAGGGGTTTGGCTGTTAGCAGAAGCGATTCGTCGTCAAGTTGACAGTGGTGTTCCCTACCTCACGGGTTCGGTTTCTCACCGTTATCCGCGTTTGTTGAAGTTTGTCGAACGACACCTGACTCCCTATTTAACTGGGGTAGGGGAAGTGCGGCAAACGAGTAAGTTGATTAACCCTACATTTGAATCAAGAGAAAACTAA
- a CDS encoding PAS domain S-box protein, which yields MKLVESGYNQSEEKYSRFFSLSIDLLCIANFDGYFKYLNPKWTQTLGWSDEELISKPFIEFVHCEDRESTIIAAQKITQSVDAISFENRYLCRDGSYKWLSWNATGFSEENLIYAVARDITLNKQNEIELQKSIQELEAFKFALNAHSLVAITDSSGRITYVNNQFCEISKYSREELLGQDHRIINSGHHTKEFFAILWKTIVQGKIWKGEIKNKAKDGSFYWVDTLIAPMLIPNGKSYQYVSIRTDITQRKLSELALLERSRLSVLSAEVSLALSQSGTLPEILQNCTNAICQHLDIAFVCIWTSERQTNQLQLQAGVHCTNAACSALSDTQDFPNHMVLANNIIGLMNQNHQAIFNEELSINNSENLLDSTFSIVRFSAYPLIVEQQLIGIIALFSKQLFTEATHNLLNWIANNIAVAIDRILAREELLSRREALLLRLASQIRSSLNLDMILETAVNEIRSLLQIDRCYFLCYLPHPSQPSLTITYEARNLNLPTMLGSLSLQKNTFLTKILLSQELICIDNVNSNSYLNYDIQEFLIEFGITSQLLLPVKSNSGEIGAIVCSHCSGDRIWTNSEISLLQAVCDQLAIAIDHAQLYTQSRSATLAAQTQATKLTETLHKLQQTQSQLIQNEKMSSLGQLVAGVAHEINNPVNFIHGNLTYANEYFQEMLTLLHLYQQHYPNPQAEIHDFAEKIDLGFITDDLSKLLYSMNMGTNRIREIVLGLRNFSRHDEAEKKTS from the coding sequence ATGAAATTAGTAGAATCTGGGTACAACCAATCTGAAGAAAAATACTCTCGATTTTTCTCACTTTCTATAGATTTATTGTGTATTGCTAACTTTGACGGTTATTTTAAGTATTTAAACCCAAAATGGACACAAACATTAGGTTGGTCAGATGAAGAACTTATTAGCAAACCCTTTATCGAATTTGTTCACTGTGAAGACCGTGAATCCACTATAATTGCAGCCCAAAAAATTACACAATCTGTAGATGCAATCAGCTTTGAAAATCGGTATCTTTGTCGGGATGGTTCTTACAAATGGCTATCGTGGAATGCAACTGGCTTCAGTGAAGAAAACTTGATTTATGCAGTAGCTCGTGACATTACTCTTAATAAACAGAATGAGATAGAGTTACAAAAGTCTATCCAAGAGCTAGAAGCTTTTAAATTTGCCTTAAATGCCCATTCACTGGTAGCTATAACTGATAGTAGTGGAAGAATAACTTATGTTAATAACCAATTTTGTGAAATTTCTAAATATTCTAGAGAAGAACTTTTAGGGCAAGATCATCGTATTATCAATTCTGGACATCATACAAAAGAATTTTTTGCAATTTTATGGAAAACTATTGTTCAAGGAAAAATATGGAAAGGAGAAATTAAAAATAAAGCCAAGGATGGCAGTTTTTATTGGGTAGATACTTTGATTGCGCCAATGTTGATCCCAAATGGAAAATCCTATCAATATGTGTCTATTCGTACAGATATTACACAGCGCAAGCTTTCAGAGTTAGCTTTATTGGAGCGATCACGCTTGTCAGTTTTGAGTGCAGAAGTCAGTTTAGCTTTATCTCAAAGTGGCACACTTCCAGAAATTCTGCAAAACTGTACAAATGCTATTTGCCAACATCTTGATATAGCCTTTGTTTGTATCTGGACATCTGAAAGACAGACAAACCAGCTACAATTGCAGGCTGGTGTTCATTGTACAAATGCCGCTTGTAGTGCTTTGAGCGATACCCAAGATTTTCCAAATCACATGGTTTTAGCTAATAATATCATTGGCTTAATGAATCAGAACCATCAAGCTATCTTTAATGAAGAACTATCAATTAATAACTCAGAAAACCTTCTTGATTCTACATTTTCAATTGTTCGATTTTCTGCTTATCCATTGATAGTAGAGCAGCAATTAATCGGTATAATAGCTTTATTTAGCAAGCAGTTATTTACCGAGGCAACTCATAATTTATTAAATTGGATCGCCAACAATATTGCTGTGGCTATTGACCGCATCTTGGCACGAGAAGAACTCCTCAGTCGTCGGGAAGCCTTATTACTGCGTCTAGCTAGTCAAATCCGCAGTTCTCTTAACCTAGATATGATCCTAGAAACTGCTGTTAATGAAATTCGCAGCTTATTACAAATTGATCGTTGCTACTTTCTTTGTTACTTACCGCACCCATCTCAACCAAGCTTGACTATTACCTATGAAGCACGAAATCTTAACTTACCAACGATGTTAGGCAGCCTTTCACTGCAAAAAAATACTTTTTTAACAAAAATACTTCTTTCTCAAGAGCTAATTTGTATCGACAATGTTAATAGCAATTCATATCTTAATTATGATATCCAAGAATTTTTAATTGAGTTTGGCATTACATCTCAATTACTGCTACCAGTTAAAAGTAATTCCGGAGAGATTGGGGCAATTGTGTGTAGTCATTGCAGTGGCGATCGCATTTGGACTAACAGTGAAATTAGCCTGCTACAAGCTGTTTGCGATCAACTAGCGATCGCCATCGATCATGCACAGCTTTATACCCAAAGTCGCTCTGCTACCTTAGCTGCTCAAACTCAAGCCACAAAACTCACTGAAACCTTGCATAAATTGCAGCAAACTCAATCTCAACTGATCCAGAATGAAAAAATGTCCAGTTTAGGACAATTAGTAGCTGGAGTTGCCCATGAAATTAACAATCCAGTTAACTTTATTCACGGCAACTTAACTTATGCTAACGAATACTTTCAAGAGATGTTAACCCTATTGCACCTTTATCAGCAACACTATCCTAACCCCCAGGCAGAAATTCACGATTTTGCTGAAAAAATTGATCTAGGATTTATTACTGATGACCTTTCTAAACTTCTGTATTCAATGAATATGGGTACTAATCGTATCCGTGAAATTGTTCTAGGATTGCGGAACTTTTCCCGTCACGATGAAGCAGAAAAAAAAACTAGTTGA